In Treponema denticola, one genomic interval encodes:
- a CDS encoding peptide ABC transporter substrate-binding protein, protein MKTIKYILLAAIVLFFFGCGNDKKAEDLQSVTASLGAEPAILDAARASDRYSFIVLDYINENLTDILTEEDGTRKILPAIAESWTHNADYTEWTFKLRDAFWSDGVQIKADDFVYSIRRIINAESASPMAMYYDYIRNAQDILKGKKPYSEIGIKAIDGKTLQITTENPVKNLDEFAAKIPPQREDIIKKFDLGYGSDAEKIISSGAFKVKSWVHNSKIELVKNDKFWNAENVKLKALTFKIINEENAALGELLNGGIDIANAYSISWINKLKAEKSFTEITGVDSRVQYIFMNQKDKLFSNKKIRQALSASLDRKEICTDLFDDIYKPAYGFVSIAAELEGRNFRSLAGDPIKQLIKQVGDPKAHFIEGLKEAGFGDDPSKITVSIMFPSNESSRFNEYLQNRLSTVLGINVELDKLEGTVFKKKNKTLDYQVGFKSWGGGIDTPARYLDLFLPGNKIVPIGWENAEYTALVQRAKKSSDFNEQLECFKRAEEILLIEECGIAPYANQTYNIFMQKRLKGVKQFYPGTYNLKYAFIKGEK, encoded by the coding sequence ATGAAGACTATAAAATATATTTTACTTGCAGCAATTGTGCTGTTTTTTTTCGGCTGTGGGAATGATAAAAAAGCTGAAGATTTGCAAAGTGTTACAGCGTCCTTGGGGGCAGAACCTGCTATTTTAGATGCCGCAAGGGCATCGGATAGATATTCCTTCATAGTATTGGATTATATAAATGAAAATCTTACGGATATTTTAACGGAAGAGGACGGAACGAGGAAAATTCTTCCGGCTATTGCAGAATCTTGGACACATAACGCCGATTATACGGAATGGACTTTTAAGCTGCGAGATGCCTTTTGGTCAGATGGTGTTCAAATAAAAGCTGATGATTTTGTTTATAGTATACGCCGTATAATAAATGCGGAGTCGGCATCTCCTATGGCTATGTATTATGACTATATTAGAAATGCCCAAGACATCTTAAAAGGGAAAAAGCCCTATTCGGAAATAGGTATAAAGGCTATAGACGGCAAAACTCTTCAAATAACAACTGAAAACCCCGTAAAAAATCTTGACGAATTTGCGGCAAAAATTCCTCCGCAAAGGGAAGATATCATAAAAAAATTTGATTTAGGATATGGAAGTGATGCAGAAAAGATTATATCAAGCGGAGCCTTTAAGGTAAAAAGCTGGGTGCACAACAGCAAGATAGAGCTTGTAAAAAACGATAAATTTTGGAATGCCGAAAATGTTAAACTGAAAGCTCTTACCTTTAAAATTATAAACGAAGAAAACGCCGCTCTAGGAGAGCTTTTAAACGGCGGTATCGATATAGCAAATGCTTATTCCATAAGCTGGATAAACAAATTAAAAGCCGAAAAAAGCTTTACGGAAATAACCGGTGTTGACAGCAGGGTTCAATATATCTTTATGAACCAAAAAGACAAACTTTTTTCCAACAAAAAAATCCGTCAAGCCCTTTCGGCAAGCCTTGACCGCAAAGAGATTTGCACTGATCTTTTCGATGATATATATAAGCCTGCCTACGGCTTTGTTTCAATAGCAGCCGAATTGGAGGGTAGAAATTTCCGCTCGCTTGCAGGCGATCCGATTAAACAGCTTATAAAACAAGTAGGTGATCCGAAAGCTCACTTTATTGAAGGCTTAAAAGAAGCCGGTTTCGGGGATGACCCTTCAAAAATCACCGTTTCAATAATGTTTCCCTCAAATGAAAGCTCTAGGTTTAATGAATATCTTCAAAACCGCCTTTCAACTGTTTTAGGTATAAATGTAGAGCTGGATAAACTTGAGGGTACAGTCTTTAAAAAGAAAAATAAGACCCTTGATTATCAAGTCGGTTTTAAGTCATGGGGGGGCGGAATAGATACGCCTGCCCGCTATTTGGATCTATTTTTACCGGGGAATAAGATTGTTCCAATAGGTTGGGAAAATGCGGAGTATACGGCCTTGGTCCAAAGAGCAAAAAAAAGCTCTGATTTTAATGAGCAGCTTGAATGTTTTAAAAGGGCTGAAGAAATTTTATTGATTGAAGAGTGCGGAATAGCCCCCTATGCAAATCAAACCTATAATATCTTTATGCAAAAAAGGCTAAAAGGGGTTAAACAGTTTTATCCGGGAACTTATAACCTAAAATATGCATTTATTAAAGGCGAAAAATAG
- the flhB gene encoding flagellar biosynthesis protein FlhB: MKSEKYALLYKKYFSQEDILFNKTIGLQWFAAEDEGRTEDPTEYKIRKAREEGRVAKSQDLNAAAVVLLPVIALIIMGPYILKSLTQLIAFFFERCTTEQVINGAWFMVFIRYFFKTVFPITGAALISGVLGNIIQNKGFLFSTKPIQPDFKRITPNFARFFKRALFSAEGLFNLAKSLFKVVIIGFIGYLVIRNNMEKLIATLQVNFANSIFFIAKTGAKILAYSAIALVLLSIPDYFFQKRQFTESLKMSKTELTDEYKELEGDPMIKAQINRQMQAILQKSGIKNVPDADVVITNPTHYAVALQWKPGVMPAPMVISKGTDATAQNIKRIAREHDIPTIENVPLARALYANVDLGQVVPNEYYQSLSIIFLKIYSMKDKQALKRKMEVTR; this comes from the coding sequence TTGAAGTCAGAAAAATACGCCCTTCTTTATAAAAAATATTTTTCACAAGAAGATATTCTTTTCAATAAAACCATAGGTTTACAGTGGTTTGCTGCCGAAGACGAGGGAAGGACAGAAGATCCTACCGAGTATAAAATAAGGAAGGCTCGGGAAGAGGGGCGTGTTGCCAAAAGCCAGGACCTAAATGCCGCAGCAGTGGTTTTGCTTCCGGTAATTGCGCTCATTATAATGGGACCCTATATATTAAAATCATTAACTCAGCTCATCGCTTTCTTTTTTGAACGCTGTACAACGGAACAGGTTATAAACGGGGCATGGTTTATGGTTTTTATTAGGTACTTTTTTAAGACGGTTTTCCCCATAACGGGGGCAGCTTTAATTTCGGGAGTTTTAGGGAATATAATCCAAAATAAAGGATTTTTATTTTCTACAAAACCGATACAGCCTGATTTTAAAAGAATTACTCCTAATTTTGCCCGCTTTTTTAAACGGGCTCTCTTTTCTGCAGAGGGACTTTTTAATTTGGCAAAATCTCTTTTTAAAGTCGTAATTATAGGTTTTATAGGCTATCTTGTTATAAGAAATAATATGGAAAAGCTTATAGCTACGCTGCAAGTAAATTTTGCTAACTCCATATTTTTTATAGCAAAAACTGGAGCAAAAATTTTAGCCTATTCGGCAATTGCTTTAGTTCTTTTAAGTATCCCCGATTATTTTTTCCAAAAAAGACAATTTACCGAATCCCTTAAAATGTCAAAAACCGAATTAACTGATGAGTACAAGGAATTGGAAGGAGACCCGATGATAAAGGCTCAAATAAACAGGCAGATGCAGGCAATCTTGCAAAAAAGCGGTATAAAAAATGTTCCGGATGCGGATGTAGTTATCACAAACCCGACCCACTATGCCGTAGCCCTCCAATGGAAACCCGGGGTAATGCCTGCTCCTATGGTTATATCCAAGGGCACCGATGCAACAGCTCAAAACATAAAACGGATTGCCCGCGAGCATGATATCCCGACTATAGAAAATGTTCCATTAGCCCGGGCTCTCTATGCAAATGTTGACTTAGGTCAAGTTGTTCCGAATGAATATTATCAATCGCTTTCTATTATATTTTTAAAAATTTATTCTATGAAAGATAAACAAGCTCTCAAAAGAAAAATGGAGGTAACCCGATAA
- the fliQ gene encoding flagellar biosynthesis protein FliQ — protein sequence MTTGTIVTLMREGIGIILMLSAPILLAALLVGLIVAIFQATTSIQEQTLTFVPKILTILGMLALLATWMFTVLREYLVSLLNLIPQLVR from the coding sequence ATGACTACAGGTACTATAGTTACTTTAATGCGTGAAGGCATAGGAATTATCCTAATGCTTTCAGCTCCGATTTTACTTGCAGCTCTTTTGGTCGGCTTAATCGTTGCTATCTTTCAGGCTACTACTTCTATTCAAGAACAAACTCTTACATTTGTACCGAAAATTTTAACCATATTAGGGATGCTTGCTCTTTTAGCAACATGGATGTTTACCGTATTGAGAGAATATCTTGTTTCGCTACTAAATTTAATTCCGCAGTTAGTAAGATAG
- the flhA gene encoding flagellar biosynthesis protein FlhA, with protein MAENRMFKEVPNALVAIGAIMVIFVIVIPLPTALLDFFMALNLIFSLIILLIVLFIDKPTEFTVFPSLLLVSTIFGLALNVASTRLILTYGEKFDGKMIEAFSKFVIGSSGNQGLVIGFVIFIILIAVQAFVITKGATRIAEVAARFALDFMNTRSMSIEAEYNAGIITDAEARKKKEDLQRSTDFYGAMDGASKFVSGNVKIGIFITIINIVAGIIIGVWREEGFINALQMYTRFTIGDGLLAQLPSLFISVATGLVVTRSASTGSFGKDITDQFSRNSTVYYIAAITLTVMAILPGFPSIILILIALSLAFLGWRLQTTQVTRTQREKAAKEAQAASEQAAKTESDDTKAVMPLDDISLQFGYGLIPLVDEKKGAELLSRIKRIRKEVALETGLVMPVIRIVDAMNLSPDEYCITIQGAEVARSKIRMGAYLAVNPGNVQDEIPGEPTLDPAFGLPAIWISESNQAAAERAGYTVIDPPSIIATHLTHIIKTHADDILSRQMVSNMLESVKKVNPIVVEEIQSNQNITLGDLQTVLKCLLRENVSIRNTPAILETISDYRRITGDMYIIAEKVRQRLGRQIVQQYLGEDKALRAFMVDSAFFQTVLASRIDTLTGPQPAIDTESKKAWLRAVQNAYNNFNAQFMGVAVILVPEEGRLLIKRLLEYEMPMVPVLSVPEIPKDISVIGMGTITP; from the coding sequence ATGGCCGAAAACAGAATGTTTAAAGAAGTACCGAATGCCTTGGTAGCTATAGGAGCTATTATGGTAATATTTGTAATTGTTATTCCTCTGCCTACAGCTCTTTTAGACTTTTTTATGGCACTGAATCTTATATTCAGCTTGATAATACTGCTAATAGTCTTATTTATAGATAAACCTACGGAGTTTACGGTTTTCCCATCATTGCTTTTAGTCTCCACAATATTCGGTCTAGCCTTAAACGTTGCATCCACAAGGCTTATTTTGACATATGGAGAAAAATTTGACGGAAAAATGATAGAGGCTTTTAGCAAGTTCGTCATAGGTTCTTCAGGAAATCAAGGTTTGGTCATAGGTTTTGTAATCTTTATTATTTTGATAGCTGTTCAAGCTTTTGTAATCACAAAGGGAGCTACAAGAATTGCTGAGGTTGCAGCCCGTTTTGCCTTAGACTTTATGAATACCAGAAGCATGTCTATAGAGGCAGAATACAATGCAGGTATTATCACGGATGCCGAAGCTCGAAAGAAAAAAGAAGACTTGCAAAGATCTACAGACTTTTACGGAGCTATGGACGGAGCGAGTAAATTCGTTTCAGGAAACGTAAAAATAGGAATCTTTATAACGATTATAAATATTGTAGCAGGCATAATTATAGGGGTGTGGAGAGAAGAAGGATTCATTAACGCATTGCAGATGTACACAAGGTTTACCATAGGTGACGGCCTTTTAGCCCAGCTTCCTTCTCTTTTTATATCGGTTGCAACAGGTCTTGTGGTAACCCGCTCAGCTTCAACAGGCTCTTTCGGAAAAGATATCACTGACCAATTTTCACGCAATTCGACTGTTTATTACATAGCTGCTATTACCTTGACTGTAATGGCAATTTTACCCGGTTTTCCGTCAATAATCTTAATACTCATTGCATTAAGCCTCGCCTTTTTAGGCTGGCGCTTGCAGACAACTCAGGTTACGCGGACTCAAAGAGAAAAAGCGGCTAAAGAAGCTCAGGCTGCTTCGGAACAAGCTGCAAAGACTGAAAGCGATGATACTAAGGCTGTTATGCCCTTAGACGATATATCGCTTCAATTCGGATACGGGCTGATTCCCCTTGTAGATGAAAAAAAGGGAGCAGAGCTTTTATCCCGAATTAAACGCATAAGAAAAGAAGTAGCTCTTGAAACAGGGCTTGTCATGCCGGTTATCCGCATTGTAGATGCCATGAACCTATCTCCTGATGAGTATTGTATCACAATACAGGGTGCTGAAGTTGCCCGCTCCAAGATAAGGATGGGAGCATATCTGGCAGTAAATCCGGGAAATGTTCAAGATGAAATACCCGGCGAACCCACATTAGATCCGGCATTCGGCCTTCCTGCAATTTGGATTTCGGAATCAAATCAAGCTGCAGCTGAAAGGGCCGGATATACGGTTATTGATCCCCCTTCAATCATAGCCACCCATCTGACCCATATTATCAAGACACATGCCGATGACATTCTTTCAAGGCAAATGGTAAGCAATATGCTGGAATCGGTTAAAAAGGTAAATCCGATTGTTGTAGAAGAAATACAAAGCAACCAAAACATAACTCTGGGCGACTTACAGACAGTATTAAAATGCCTTCTCCGTGAAAATGTTTCTATAAGGAATACACCGGCCATTCTTGAAACAATATCAGATTATAGGCGCATAACGGGAGATATGTATATAATTGCCGAAAAAGTCAGACAGAGGCTTGGCAGACAAATTGTTCAGCAATATCTGGGAGAAGACAAGGCCTTGAGAGCTTTTATGGTAGACTCCGCCTTTTTCCAAACCGTTTTAGCAAGCCGTATAGATACCCTGACCGGCCCTCAGCCTGCAATAGACACTGAATCGAAAAAAGCTTGGCTTAGGGCTGTCCAAAATGCATACAATAATTTTAATGCTCAGTTTATGGGTGTTGCAGTCATCCTTGTTCCCGAAGAAGGCCGCCTTTTGATAAAGCGCCTCCTTGAATATGAAATGCCCATGGTTCCGGTCTTATCCGTTCCTGAGATTCCAAAAGATATTTCGGTTATAGGCATGGGAACCATTACGCCTTAG
- the fliR gene encoding flagellar biosynthetic protein FliR produces the protein MQPFDFILNKEPIFLLAAVRIFAILMTSPLMSMRNVSKIAKVALAGLTAFMVTPYAYPEFTGLKVFTLEYVLFLLGEGLIGVLTGFFISILFSTFSTAGQFFSFQMGFGASGVFDALAQVENPLVGQYFNFIAVLIFLRINGFQRIFLGGVMKSIEHVNCFMFLKKQEVLSTYLLNAVGTLFLNAMVIALPVMGTLILIHITMGLLTKAAPQMNLLSEGFPITILTAFFILALALPFFINTFEIILENGLSDFWRLLDRLGGA, from the coding sequence ATGCAGCCATTTGATTTTATTTTAAATAAGGAGCCTATATTTTTACTCGCAGCGGTGCGTATTTTTGCAATACTCATGACTTCCCCTCTTATGTCGATGAGAAATGTTTCAAAAATTGCAAAGGTCGCTCTTGCGGGTTTAACTGCATTTATGGTAACGCCATATGCCTATCCGGAATTTACCGGTTTAAAAGTTTTTACGCTTGAATATGTTCTGTTTTTATTGGGCGAAGGGCTTATAGGTGTTTTAACGGGTTTTTTTATAAGTATTCTGTTTTCTACTTTCAGCACGGCAGGGCAATTTTTTTCATTCCAGATGGGCTTCGGAGCCTCAGGTGTTTTTGATGCCTTAGCCCAAGTTGAAAATCCTCTCGTGGGTCAATATTTTAATTTTATAGCGGTACTTATTTTTTTAAGGATAAACGGTTTTCAGCGTATTTTTTTAGGCGGGGTAATGAAAAGCATAGAGCATGTAAACTGTTTTATGTTTTTAAAAAAGCAGGAAGTTCTTTCGACATATCTTTTAAATGCTGTCGGAACACTTTTTTTAAATGCAATGGTAATAGCTCTGCCCGTAATGGGAACCCTTATTTTAATCCACATAACAATGGGGCTTTTAACAAAGGCAGCCCCGCAAATGAACTTATTATCCGAAGGTTTTCCGATTACAATTTTAACAGCCTTTTTTATTCTTGCATTAGCTCTGCCGTTTTTTATCAATACATTCGAAATTATTTTAGAAAACGGGCTTTCAGACTTTTGGCGGCTTTTAGACCGTTTGGGAGGGGCTTAA
- a CDS encoding ATP-binding protein: protein MDFDFSRKIPIGVQSFEVMRNDKFLYVDKTPFLFKLVHSNRVYFLSRPRRFGKSLFLSTLKNYFLGQKELFKGLYIEKAEEKRAEIEKNEAWVEYPVLYLDFNVGRYDLEGALAESLDYFLKKQEKIYGLKNEGDSFGKRFQSLIEAAYNKTGRQVVILVDEYDKPLLQTMGVNEALNEEYRNTLKAFYSVIKTCDQYIRFAFLTGVTKFSKVSIFSDLNNLQDISMITEYSDICGITAEELKLNFEPEIKSLGERKKKNFEEILLELKKKYDGYVFAKEGRSVYNPFSVLSAFSAKDLGNYWFSTGTPTFLVNYLKDAYYNIPDLDGNVELNEAGIELYRADAKDPLPILFQSGYLTIKEYIEEGNMYRLGFPNDEVRYGFLENLVPVYSSLRPYETASSVWKFVEDIRAGNVDEFMERMQVIIAGVPYDNLPKDKLKLREQNYQTAVYLIFKLMGQFVQTEIHCAKGRADCIVHTKDSIYIFEFKLMSAGSADDAIAQIKEKGYASQFKAEGKKIILVGSSFDEEMRTIGDWKTEKL from the coding sequence ATGGACTTTGATTTTTCGAGAAAGATACCGATAGGGGTACAGAGTTTTGAGGTAATGCGTAACGATAAATTTCTCTATGTCGATAAAACTCCCTTTTTATTTAAGCTTGTGCACTCCAATCGGGTATACTTTTTAAGCCGCCCTCGACGATTTGGAAAGAGCCTTTTTCTCTCAACTCTTAAAAACTACTTTTTAGGTCAGAAGGAGCTATTTAAGGGTTTGTACATAGAAAAGGCCGAAGAAAAAAGAGCCGAAATAGAAAAAAACGAAGCTTGGGTAGAATATCCTGTCCTCTACTTGGATTTTAATGTGGGCAGATATGACTTGGAAGGAGCTCTGGCGGAAAGTCTAGACTATTTTTTAAAAAAGCAAGAAAAAATCTATGGGCTAAAGAATGAAGGAGATTCTTTTGGAAAGCGTTTTCAGTCACTTATAGAAGCCGCCTACAATAAAACCGGCCGGCAAGTAGTCATCCTTGTAGACGAGTACGATAAACCCCTTTTACAAACGATGGGTGTAAATGAGGCTCTAAACGAAGAATACCGCAACACCCTCAAAGCCTTTTATTCGGTGATAAAAACTTGCGACCAATATATCCGCTTTGCCTTTTTGACGGGAGTTACAAAGTTCAGTAAGGTAAGCATCTTCAGCGACTTAAATAATCTGCAAGATATAAGTATGATAACAGAGTACAGCGATATTTGCGGTATTACTGCAGAAGAGTTAAAACTTAACTTTGAACCCGAAATAAAAAGTTTGGGCGAAAGAAAAAAGAAAAATTTTGAAGAAATCTTATTGGAATTAAAAAAGAAATATGACGGCTATGTATTTGCAAAAGAAGGAAGGAGCGTATACAATCCTTTCAGTGTTTTAAGTGCTTTTTCTGCAAAGGACTTAGGCAATTATTGGTTTTCCACAGGTACGCCTACTTTCTTGGTAAATTATCTAAAAGATGCATATTACAATATTCCCGACTTAGATGGAAATGTAGAATTAAATGAAGCGGGGATAGAATTATATAGGGCTGATGCAAAAGATCCCTTACCTATACTTTTTCAATCTGGCTATTTAACGATAAAGGAATACATTGAAGAAGGTAACATGTACCGCTTAGGCTTCCCTAATGATGAAGTAAGATACGGCTTTTTAGAAAACCTTGTACCTGTCTATTCTTCTCTTAGACCTTATGAAACGGCCTCATCAGTGTGGAAGTTTGTTGAGGATATCCGAGCCGGAAATGTGGATGAGTTTATGGAAAGGATGCAGGTGATAATAGCGGGAGTTCCTTATGATAATTTGCCCAAAGATAAACTCAAATTAAGAGAACAAAACTATCAGACGGCCGTTTACTTAATCTTTAAGCTGATGGGGCAATTTGTGCAGACTGAAATACACTGTGCAAAGGGAAGAGCCGACTGTATAGTTCACACTAAAGATTCAATATACATCTTTGAGTTTAAGCTGATGAGTGCGGGAAGTGCCGATGATGCGATAGCCCAGATAAAGGAGAAGGGCTATGCTTCTCAATTTAAGGCAGAGGGCAAAAAGATAATCCTCGTAGGTTCAAGCTTTGATGAAGAGATGAGGACTATCGGGGACTGGAAGACGGAAAAATTATAG
- a CDS encoding ATP-binding protein — MDFDLSRKIPIGIQSFEDLRRKNFLYVDKSLYVFKLANLGKVYFLSRPRRFGKSLFLSTLKAYFLGQKELFKGLYIEKAEEKRAEIEKTEAWAEYPVLYMDFNIGRYDEPHSLKTHLNIVLSQFEERYGANKQEEEPAQRFAGIVQRAYEKTGKQVVILVDEYDKPLLQTMGVNEALNEEFRNTLKAFYSVTKTCDQYIRFAFLTGVTKFSKVSIFSDLNNLQDISMLNDYAEICGLTQAEIEKTFKPEIERLAKNTKNSYDKMLEELKKRYDGYKFSVLGESVYNPFSILNTFNSGELKNYWFATGTPTFLVNYLKDAYYNVPDLDGNVELDESMLNEYRADTKNPIPILFQSGYLTIKEYIEEGNMYRLGFPNDEVRYGFLKNLFPAYSSLRPDETGVSIWKFVEDIRAGNVDEFMERMQAIIAGVPYDNLPKDKLNLREQNYQTAVYLIFKLMGQFVQTEIHCAKGRADCIVHTKDSIYIFEFKLMSAGSAYDAIAQIKEKGYASQFKAEGKKIMLVGSSFDEAMRTIGEWKMEEL; from the coding sequence ATGGACTTTGATTTATCAAGAAAGATACCGATAGGGATCCAAAGTTTTGAAGATCTGCGCAGAAAAAATTTTTTATATGTAGATAAAAGCTTATATGTTTTTAAGTTAGCCAATTTAGGAAAAGTATATTTTTTAAGCCGACCCCGGCGGTTTGGAAAGAGCCTCTTTCTTTCGACACTAAAAGCCTATTTTTTAGGTCAGAAAGAGCTATTTAAGGGCTTGTACATTGAAAAAGCCGAAGAAAAAAGAGCCGAAATAGAAAAGACGGAGGCATGGGCAGAATATCCTGTTTTGTATATGGATTTTAACATAGGCCGGTATGATGAACCGCATTCTTTAAAAACTCATTTAAACATAGTTCTAAGTCAATTCGAAGAAAGATATGGTGCTAATAAACAAGAAGAAGAACCTGCGCAACGTTTTGCAGGTATAGTGCAGCGTGCTTATGAAAAAACCGGTAAACAGGTGGTTATTCTTGTAGACGAGTACGATAAGCCCCTTTTACAAACGATGGGTGTAAACGAAGCTCTAAACGAAGAATTCCGCAATACCCTCAAAGCCTTTTATTCAGTAACAAAAACATGCGACCAATATATCCGCTTTGCTTTTTTGACGGGAGTTACAAAATTCAGTAAGGTCAGCATCTTCAGCGACTTAAATAATTTGCAAGACATAAGTATGCTAAATGACTATGCCGAAATATGCGGATTGACTCAAGCCGAGATAGAAAAAACCTTTAAGCCTGAAATAGAAAGACTGGCGAAGAACACCAAAAACAGCTATGATAAAATGCTTGAAGAACTAAAAAAGCGTTATGACGGCTATAAGTTCAGTGTTTTAGGAGAATCTGTCTATAACCCATTTAGTATATTAAACACTTTCAACTCCGGTGAATTAAAAAATTATTGGTTTGCAACAGGAACCCCGACTTTTTTGGTAAATTATCTAAAAGATGCATATTATAATGTACCTGATTTAGATGGAAATGTAGAGCTTGATGAATCCATGCTTAATGAGTATAGGGCCGATACAAAAAATCCTATACCTATACTTTTTCAATCAGGCTATTTAACGATAAAGGAATACATTGAAGAAGGTAACATGTACCGCTTAGGCTTCCCTAATGATGAAGTAAGATACGGCTTTTTAAAGAATCTATTCCCTGCCTATTCTTCTCTTAGACCTGATGAAACGGGAGTTTCAATCTGGAAGTTTGTAGAGGATATCCGAGCCGGAAATGTAGATGAGTTTATGGAAAGGATGCAGGCGATAATAGCCGGAGTTCCTTATGATAATTTGCCTAAAGATAAGCTAAACTTAAGAGAGCAAAACTATCAGACGGCCGTGTATTTAATCTTTAAGTTGATGGGGCAATTTGTGCAGACTGAAATACACTGTGCAAAGGGAAGAGCTGATTGTATAGTGCATACTAAAGATTCTATCTATATCTTTGAGTTTAAGCTGATGAGTGCAGGAAGTGCCTATGATGCTATAGCCCAGATAAAAGAGAAGGGCTATGCTTCTCAATTTAAGGCAGAGGGCAAAAAGATAATGCTAGTAGGCTCAAGCTTTGATGAAGCGATGAGGACTATCGGGGAATGGAAAATGGAAGAACTTTAA
- a CDS encoding ATP-binding protein: MDFDLSRKIPIGVQSFEKMRNDKYLYVDKTKYVYNLVRTSSPYFLSRPRRFGKSLFLSTLKAYFLGQKELFKGLYLEKAEEKRAEIEKNEAWVEYPVLYMDFNIGRYDEPHSLKTHLNIVLSQFEERYGANKQEEEPAQRFAGIVQRAYEKTGKQVVILVDEYDKPLLQTMGVNEALNEEFRNTLKAFYSVTKTCDQYIRFAFLTGVTKFSKVSIFSDLNNLQDISMLNDYAEICGLTQAEIEKTFKPEIERLAKNTKNSYDKMLEELKKRYDGYKFSVLGESVYNPFSILNTFNSGELKNYWFATGTPTFLVNYLKDAYYNVPDLDGNVELDESMLNEYRADTKNPIPILFQSGYLTIKEYIEEGNMYRLGFPNDEVRYGFLKNLFPAYSSLRPDETGVSIWKFVEDIRAGNVDEFMERMQAIIAGVPYDNLPKDKLNLREQNYQTAVYLIFKLMGQFVQTEIHCAKGRADCIVHTKDSIYIFEFKLMSAGTADDAIVQIKEKGYASQFKAEGKKIILIGSSFDEEMRTIGDWKTEKL, encoded by the coding sequence ATGGACTTTGATTTATCAAGAAAGATACCGATAGGGGTACAGAGTTTTGAAAAGATGAGGAATGATAAATATCTATATGTAGATAAAACTAAATATGTGTATAATCTTGTACGTACTTCTTCTCCATATTTTTTAAGCCGACCCCGGCGGTTTGGAAAGAGCCTCTTTCTTTCGACACTAAAAGCCTATTTTTTAGGTCAGAAGGAGCTATTTAAGGGCTTGTACCTTGAAAAAGCCGAAGAAAAAAGAGCCGAAATAGAAAAAAACGAAGCTTGGGTAGAATATCCTGTTTTGTATATGGATTTTAACATAGGCCGGTATGATGAACCGCATTCTTTAAAAACTCATTTAAACATAGTTCTAAGTCAATTCGAAGAAAGATATGGTGCTAATAAACAAGAAGAAGAACCTGCGCAACGTTTTGCAGGTATAGTGCAGCGTGCTTATGAAAAAACCGGTAAACAGGTGGTTATTCTTGTAGACGAGTACGATAAGCCCCTTTTACAAACGATGGGTGTAAACGAAGCTCTAAACGAAGAATTCCGCAATACCCTCAAAGCCTTTTATTCAGTAACAAAAACATGCGACCAATATATCCGCTTTGCTTTTTTGACGGGAGTTACAAAATTCAGTAAGGTCAGCATCTTCAGCGACTTAAATAATTTGCAAGACATAAGTATGCTAAATGACTATGCCGAAATATGCGGATTGACTCAAGCCGAGATAGAAAAAACCTTTAAGCCTGAAATAGAAAGACTGGCGAAGAACACCAAAAACAGCTATGATAAAATGCTTGAAGAACTAAAAAAGCGTTATGACGGCTATAAGTTCAGTGTTTTAGGAGAATCTGTCTATAACCCATTTAGTATATTAAACACTTTCAACTCCGGTGAATTAAAAAATTATTGGTTTGCAACAGGAACCCCGACTTTTTTGGTAAATTATCTAAAAGATGCATATTATAATGTACCTGATTTAGATGGAAATGTAGAGCTTGATGAATCCATGCTTAATGAGTATAGGGCCGATACAAAAAATCCTATACCTATACTTTTTCAATCAGGCTATTTAACGATAAAGGAATACATTGAAGAAGGTAACATGTACCGCTTAGGCTTCCCTAATGATGAAGTAAGATACGGCTTTTTAAAGAATCTATTCCCTGCCTATTCTTCTCTTAGACCTGATGAAACGGGAGTTTCAATCTGGAAGTTTGTAGAGGATATCCGAGCCGGAAATGTAGATGAGTTTATGGAAAGGATGCAGGCGATAATAGCCGGAGTTCCTTATGATAATTTGCCTAAAGATAAGCTAAACTTAAGAGAGCAAAACTATCAGACGGCCGTGTATTTAATCTTTAAGTTGATGGGGCAATTTGTGCAGACTGAAATACACTGTGCAAAGGGAAGAGCCGACTGTATAGTGCATACTAAAGATTCAATATACATCTTTGAGTTTAAGCTGATGAGTGCAGGTACAGCAGATGATGCGATAGTCCAGATAAAGGAGAAGGGCTATGCTTCTCAATTTAAGGCAGAGGGCAAAAAGATAATCCTCATAGGTTCAAGCTTTGATGAAGAGATGAGGACTATCGGGGACTGGAAAACGGAAAAATTATAG